In Thermococcus bergensis, one DNA window encodes the following:
- a CDS encoding IS982 family transposase (programmed frameshift) gives MVVMNFQQEILIIKSEIYPIISKHYPKNTHREIISLYDLITFAILAHLHFNGVYKHAYRVLIEEMKLFPKIRYNKLTERLNRHEKLLLLAQEELFKKHAREYVRILDSKPIQTKELARKNRKEKKGSSEIISEKPAVGFVPSKKKFYYGYKLTCYSDGNLLALLSVDPANKHDVSVVREKFWVIVEEFSGCFLFLDKGYVSRELQEEFLKFGVVYTPVKRENQVSNLEEKKFYKYLSDFRRRIETLFSKFSEFLLKPSRSVSLRGLVVRILGAILAVNLDRLYNFTDGGN, from the exons GTGGTTGTTATGAACTTTCAGCAGGAAATCCTGATCATAAAATCCGAAATCTATCCGATAATCAGCAAACACTACCCGAAAAACACTCACAGGGAAATAATCAGCCTCTACGACCTAATAACCTTCGCAATACTAGCACACTTGCACTTTAACGGAGTTTACAAGCACGCTTACAGAGTCCTAATCGAAGAAATGAAGCTGTTCCCCAAAATCAGGTACAACAAACTAACAGAACGCTTGAACAGGCACGAAAAACTCCTGCTCCTAGCGCAGGAAGAATTATTCAAAAAACACGCCAGAGAATACGTTAGAATACTGGACTCAAAGCCCATTCAGACCAAGGAGTTGGCCAGAAAAAACAGGAAGGAGAAGAAGGGTTCTTCAGAAATCATCTCTGAAAAGCCCGCAGTTGGGTTTGTTCCCTCTA AAAAAAAGTTTTACTATGGGTACAAGCTGACCTGTTACTCTGATGGAAATTTGCTGGCTTTACTGTCTGTTGATCCGGCGAATAAGCATGATGTGAGTGTTGTCAGGGAAAAGTTCTGGGTGATTGTTGAGGAGTTTTCTGGCTGTTTTCTGTTTTTGGATAAGGGTTACGTTAGTAGAGAACTTCAGGAGGAATTCCTGAAGTTTGGCGTTGTTTACACGCCGGTGAAGCGGGAGAATCAGGTTAGTAATCTGGAGGAGAAGAAGTTTTACAAGTACTTGTCTGACTTTCGCAGGAGGATTGAGACTTTGTTTTCGAAGTTTTCTGAGTTTCTTCTGAAGCCGAGCAGGAGTGTTAGTTTGAGGGGGTTGGTTGTCAGGATTTTAGGGGCGATTCTGGCCGTGAATCTGGACAGATTATACAACTTCACAGATGGTGGGAACTAG